One Cicer arietinum cultivar CDC Frontier isolate Library 1 chromosome 8, Cicar.CDCFrontier_v2.0, whole genome shotgun sequence DNA segment encodes these proteins:
- the LOC101496810 gene encoding O-fucosyltransferase 39 isoform X2, translating into MTMELYCRAATLVFFTLLSFSYASSSSMYSPTSQLSEIWTPLENQGWKPCDESRNKPTLPEKSEGYIQVFLDGGLNQQRMGICDAVAVAKILNATLVIPYLELNPVWRDSSSFMDIFDVDHFIDVLKDDISIVKELPEEYSWSTREYYALAIRDTRIKAAPVHASANWYLENVLPVLQSYGIAAISPFSHRLTFDNVPMDIQHLRCKVNFQALVFVPHIRTLGDALISRLRNPQPSNEEMSSNYLQEVTSSDDNKNAGKFVVLHLRFDKDMAAHSACDFGGGKAEKLALAKYRQVIWQGRVLNSQFTDEELRSQGRCPMTPEEVGLLLAAMGFDNSTHLYLASHKVYGGGARISTLRQLFPLMEDKKTLASSFERAQIKGKASLLAALDYYISVHSDIFISASPGNMHNALVGHRTYLNLKTIRPNMALMGQLFLNKTMEWSEFEHAVVEGHENRQGQLRLRKPKQSIYTYPAPDCMCQA; encoded by the exons ATGACCATGGAGCTCTATTGCAGAGCAGCAACACTTGTTTTCTTCACCCTTTTAAGTTTCAGTTATGCCTCTTCTTCTTCTATGTACTCG CCGACATCACAGCTTTCTGAAATATGGACACCTCTGGAAAACCAAGGTTGGAAACCTTGCGACGAATCTAGAAACAAACCAA CATTACCAGAGAAGTCTGAAGGATACATCCAAGTATTTCTTGATGGTGGTCTGAACCAGCAAAGGATGGGG atatgtGATGCAGTTGCTGTTGCAAAGATACTGAATGCAACTCTTGTGATTCCATACCTTGAATTAAATCCTGTGTGGCGGGATTCAAG CTCATTCATGGATATATTTGATGTGGATCATTTCATTGATGTATTGAAGGATGATATTTCTATAGTTAAGGAGCTTCCCGAAGAGTACTCGTGGAGCACAAGGGAGTACTATGCTTTGGCTATTCGAGATACCAGAATCAAGGCTGCACCTGTACATGCGTCAGCCAACTGGTATCTGGAAAATGTCTTGCCTGTTCTTCAGAG TTATGGTATTGCTGCGATCTCTCCATTTTCTCACCGCCTGACTTTTGACAACGTGCCTATGGATATCCAACACTTGCGCTGTAAAGTCAACTTTCAAGCTTTAGTCTTTGTTCCACATATCAGAACACTTGGAGATGCCCTTATCAGCCGCCTCCGCAATCCCCAACCCTCTAATGAAGAAATGAGCTCCAACTACCTTCAAGAGGTCACAAGTTCAGATGATAATAAAAATGCAGGGAAGTTCGTTGTTCTGCACCTCCGATTTGATAAG GATATGGCAGCTCATTCCGCCTGTGATTTTGGTGGTGGAAAAGCCGAAAAGTTGGCCCTTGCAAAGTATCGACAGGTAATTTGGCAAGGAAGGGTCCTTAATTCACAATTCACTGATGAAGAGTTGAGGAGTCAGGGTCGTTGCCCAATGACTCCCGAGGAGGTTGGATTGTTGCTAGCAGCTATGGGATTCGATAACAGCACCCATTTATATCTCGCCTCTCACAAG GTCTATGGTGGAGGAGCAAGGATTTCAACTTTGAGGCAATTGTTTCCTCTGATGGAGGACAAAAAGACCCTTGCTTCGTCTTTCGAGCGTGCTCAGATAAAGGGAAAAGCTTCTCTATTAGCCGCACTTGACTACTACATCAGTGTGCATAGTGACATCTTCATTTCTGCTTCCCCAGGAAATATGCACAATGCATTG GTTGGACACAGGACTTACTTGAATTTAAAGACTATAAGGCCAAACATGGCATTGATGGGTCAACTGTTCTTGAATAAAACCATGGAGTGGTCAGAGTTTGAGCATGCAGTGGTTGAAGGTCATGAAAATAGACAAGGTCAACTCAGGCTTAGAAAGCCTAAACAATCCATATACACATATCCTGCTCCTGATTGCATGTGCCAAGCTTAA
- the LOC101496810 gene encoding O-fucosyltransferase 39 isoform X1 produces MTMELYCRAATLVFFTLLSFSYASSSSMYSELNPIKPRHSRLLRSAVQRETPTSQLSEIWTPLENQGWKPCDESRNKPTLPEKSEGYIQVFLDGGLNQQRMGICDAVAVAKILNATLVIPYLELNPVWRDSSSFMDIFDVDHFIDVLKDDISIVKELPEEYSWSTREYYALAIRDTRIKAAPVHASANWYLENVLPVLQSYGIAAISPFSHRLTFDNVPMDIQHLRCKVNFQALVFVPHIRTLGDALISRLRNPQPSNEEMSSNYLQEVTSSDDNKNAGKFVVLHLRFDKDMAAHSACDFGGGKAEKLALAKYRQVIWQGRVLNSQFTDEELRSQGRCPMTPEEVGLLLAAMGFDNSTHLYLASHKVYGGGARISTLRQLFPLMEDKKTLASSFERAQIKGKASLLAALDYYISVHSDIFISASPGNMHNALVGHRTYLNLKTIRPNMALMGQLFLNKTMEWSEFEHAVVEGHENRQGQLRLRKPKQSIYTYPAPDCMCQA; encoded by the exons ATGACCATGGAGCTCTATTGCAGAGCAGCAACACTTGTTTTCTTCACCCTTTTAAGTTTCAGTTATGCCTCTTCTTCTTCTATGTACTCG GAATTGAATCCTATAAAACCTAGGCACTCACGCCTTCTCAGGAGCGCTGTGCAGCGTGAAACT CCGACATCACAGCTTTCTGAAATATGGACACCTCTGGAAAACCAAGGTTGGAAACCTTGCGACGAATCTAGAAACAAACCAA CATTACCAGAGAAGTCTGAAGGATACATCCAAGTATTTCTTGATGGTGGTCTGAACCAGCAAAGGATGGGG atatgtGATGCAGTTGCTGTTGCAAAGATACTGAATGCAACTCTTGTGATTCCATACCTTGAATTAAATCCTGTGTGGCGGGATTCAAG CTCATTCATGGATATATTTGATGTGGATCATTTCATTGATGTATTGAAGGATGATATTTCTATAGTTAAGGAGCTTCCCGAAGAGTACTCGTGGAGCACAAGGGAGTACTATGCTTTGGCTATTCGAGATACCAGAATCAAGGCTGCACCTGTACATGCGTCAGCCAACTGGTATCTGGAAAATGTCTTGCCTGTTCTTCAGAG TTATGGTATTGCTGCGATCTCTCCATTTTCTCACCGCCTGACTTTTGACAACGTGCCTATGGATATCCAACACTTGCGCTGTAAAGTCAACTTTCAAGCTTTAGTCTTTGTTCCACATATCAGAACACTTGGAGATGCCCTTATCAGCCGCCTCCGCAATCCCCAACCCTCTAATGAAGAAATGAGCTCCAACTACCTTCAAGAGGTCACAAGTTCAGATGATAATAAAAATGCAGGGAAGTTCGTTGTTCTGCACCTCCGATTTGATAAG GATATGGCAGCTCATTCCGCCTGTGATTTTGGTGGTGGAAAAGCCGAAAAGTTGGCCCTTGCAAAGTATCGACAGGTAATTTGGCAAGGAAGGGTCCTTAATTCACAATTCACTGATGAAGAGTTGAGGAGTCAGGGTCGTTGCCCAATGACTCCCGAGGAGGTTGGATTGTTGCTAGCAGCTATGGGATTCGATAACAGCACCCATTTATATCTCGCCTCTCACAAG GTCTATGGTGGAGGAGCAAGGATTTCAACTTTGAGGCAATTGTTTCCTCTGATGGAGGACAAAAAGACCCTTGCTTCGTCTTTCGAGCGTGCTCAGATAAAGGGAAAAGCTTCTCTATTAGCCGCACTTGACTACTACATCAGTGTGCATAGTGACATCTTCATTTCTGCTTCCCCAGGAAATATGCACAATGCATTG GTTGGACACAGGACTTACTTGAATTTAAAGACTATAAGGCCAAACATGGCATTGATGGGTCAACTGTTCTTGAATAAAACCATGGAGTGGTCAGAGTTTGAGCATGCAGTGGTTGAAGGTCATGAAAATAGACAAGGTCAACTCAGGCTTAGAAAGCCTAAACAATCCATATACACATATCCTGCTCCTGATTGCATGTGCCAAGCTTAA